Proteins encoded in a region of the Brassica oleracea var. oleracea cultivar TO1000 unplaced genomic scaffold, BOL UnpScaffold00758, whole genome shotgun sequence genome:
- the LOC106320006 gene encoding uncharacterized protein LOC106320006 isoform X1 translates to MKLVWSPETASKAYLDTVKSCENLETPDAAELISAMAAGWNAKLIVETWSYGDAIASSVGLNVASRHANAKHICIVQNTLSESAYLQAIQEHSSPLNLPETIIAEEPQSAMKEIQGIDFLVVDWRNKEFAAAALRNAAFGSSGAVVVCRNGYSRNASGFSWTRGLRDRTVVRKVTLPVTGGIEIAYVAARNSGKTESKKRRWITHVDPSSGEEHVFSI, encoded by the exons ATGAAACTGGTTTGGTCTCCTGAGACTGCATCTAAGGCTTACTTAGACACCGTTAAATCT tgcGAGAATCTTGAAACGCCTGACGCGGCGGAGCTAATATCGGCGATGGCAGCCGGATGGAACGCGAAGCTGATCGTGGAAACTTGGTCATACGGAGACGCAATAGCCTCGAGTGTTGGCTTAAACGTCGCGAGCCGACACGCAAACGCGAAACACATATGCATCGTACAAAACACGTTATCAGAATCTGCTTATCTCCAAGCCATTCAAGAACATTCATCTCCCCTGAACTTACCAGAGACGATCATCGCTGAAGAACCTCAAAGCGCGATGAAGGAGATACAAGGAATAGATTTCTTGGTCGTGGATTGGCGGAACAAGGAGTTTGCAGCGGCTGCGTTGAGGAACGCTGCGTTTGGAAGCAGTGGAGCTGTTGTGGTTTGTAGAAACGGGTACTCGAGAAATGCTTCGGGTTTTAGCTGGACAAGGGGTTTAAGAGACCGGACCGTTGTTAGAAAGGTGACTCTTCCGGTCACTGGAGGTATTGAGATAGCTTATGTGGCGGCAAGGAACTCTGGGAAGACTGAgagcaagaagagaagatggatCACACATGTTGATCCGAGTTCAGGAGAAGAACATGTATTTAGTATTTAG
- the LOC106320006 gene encoding uncharacterized protein LOC106320006 isoform X2: MKLCENLETPDAAELISAMAAGWNAKLIVETWSYGDAIASSVGLNVASRHANAKHICIVQNTLSESAYLQAIQEHSSPLNLPETIIAEEPQSAMKEIQGIDFLVVDWRNKEFAAAALRNAAFGSSGAVVVCRNGYSRNASGFSWTRGLRDRTVVRKVTLPVTGGIEIAYVAARNSGKTESKKRRWITHVDPSSGEEHVFSI, from the exons ATGAAACTG tgcGAGAATCTTGAAACGCCTGACGCGGCGGAGCTAATATCGGCGATGGCAGCCGGATGGAACGCGAAGCTGATCGTGGAAACTTGGTCATACGGAGACGCAATAGCCTCGAGTGTTGGCTTAAACGTCGCGAGCCGACACGCAAACGCGAAACACATATGCATCGTACAAAACACGTTATCAGAATCTGCTTATCTCCAAGCCATTCAAGAACATTCATCTCCCCTGAACTTACCAGAGACGATCATCGCTGAAGAACCTCAAAGCGCGATGAAGGAGATACAAGGAATAGATTTCTTGGTCGTGGATTGGCGGAACAAGGAGTTTGCAGCGGCTGCGTTGAGGAACGCTGCGTTTGGAAGCAGTGGAGCTGTTGTGGTTTGTAGAAACGGGTACTCGAGAAATGCTTCGGGTTTTAGCTGGACAAGGGGTTTAAGAGACCGGACCGTTGTTAGAAAGGTGACTCTTCCGGTCACTGGAGGTATTGAGATAGCTTATGTGGCGGCAAGGAACTCTGGGAAGACTGAgagcaagaagagaagatggatCACACATGTTGATCCGAGTTCAGGAGAAGAACATGTATTTAGTATTTAG